One window from the genome of Deinococcus sp. NW-56 encodes:
- the rpe gene encoding ribulose-phosphate 3-epimerase, whose protein sequence is MTFPARPVKLAPSLLSCDFTRLGEELQAIADADWAHVDVMDGRFVPNISFGLPILAAARRASDLFMDVHLMIEEPERYLPDFADAGADGITVHVEATRHIHRAVQTIRELGKRAGVTLNPGTPLEAVRPVLADVDLVLVMSVNPGFGGQKFIPASVERVRTLRGWLDELGSAAELQVDGGVTPANARLLAEAGATCLVAGSSVFGPDGAAAGLARLREALA, encoded by the coding sequence GTGACCTTTCCCGCCCGCCCCGTCAAGCTCGCCCCCAGCCTCCTGTCCTGCGACTTCACCCGCCTGGGAGAGGAGTTGCAGGCCATCGCGGACGCCGACTGGGCGCACGTGGACGTGATGGACGGGCGCTTCGTGCCCAACATCTCCTTTGGGCTGCCCATCCTCGCGGCGGCGCGGCGGGCCTCCGATCTCTTTATGGACGTGCACCTGATGATCGAGGAACCCGAGCGCTACCTGCCCGACTTTGCAGACGCCGGGGCCGACGGCATCACGGTGCATGTGGAGGCCACCCGGCATATCCACCGCGCCGTGCAGACCATCCGCGAACTGGGCAAGCGGGCCGGAGTGACCCTCAACCCCGGCACCCCGCTGGAGGCCGTGCGCCCCGTGCTGGCCGACGTGGACCTCGTGCTCGTCATGAGCGTGAATCCCGGCTTCGGCGGCCAGAAATTCATTCCGGCAAGCGTGGAGCGCGTCCGCACCCTGCGCGGCTGGTTGGACGAGTTGGGCAGCGCGGCTGAGCTTCAGGTGGACGGCGGCGTCACGCCCGCGAATGCCCGCCTGCTGGCCGAGGCGGGGGCGACCTGCCTTGTCGCGGGAAGCAGCGTCTTCGGGCCGGACGGGGCGGCGGCGGGCCTCGCCCGGTTGCGGGAGGCGCTCGCTTGA
- the scpA gene encoding methylmalonyl-CoA mutase → MTAPTDLSAWKALAQKDLRGAEPETLNRATPEGLILRPLYTAADVEGLPTDTLPGLPPFIRGPRATMYTARPWTIRQYAGFSTAEESNAFYRRNLAAGQKGLSVAFDLATHRGYDSDHPRVVGDVGKAGVAIDSVEDMKILFDGIPLNEMSVSMTMNGAVLPVLAAFIVAGEEQGVPRAGLSGTIQNDILKEFMVRNTYIYPPTPSMRVVADIIAYTAREMPKFNSISISGYHLQEAGANAALELAYTLADGLEYVRAALAKGLSVDEFAPRLSFFFAIGMNFYTEVAKLRAARLLWSEIMGQFEPKNPMSRALRTHCQTSGWSLTEQDPYNNVVRTAVEAMAAVFGGTQSLHTNAFDEAIGLPTDFSARIARNTQLIIQEETGIPQVVDPWGGSYLMERLTHDLADKARELMREVEELGGMAKAIESGVPKLRIEESAARKQARIDRGEDVIVGVNKYRPTVETHVDVLDIDNAVVRQSQLARLERLRAERDGEAVRAALAALEDAARTGEGNLLALSVEAMRARATVGEVSDALERVWGRHQAEVRTLSGVYAQGYEGDDGFTALQAEIETFAEAEGRRPRILVVKMGQDGHDRGAKVIATGFADLGFDVDVGPLFQTPEEAARQAVENDVHVIGVSSQAAGHKTLIPQLISALREQGAGDILVVAGGVIPQQDYAELRAAGVAGIFGPGTPILHSAREVLGLLRERQEQPVAGATRT, encoded by the coding sequence ATGACCGCACCGACCGACCTCTCTGCCTGGAAAGCCCTCGCGCAAAAGGACCTGCGCGGCGCTGAGCCGGAGACGCTCAACCGCGCCACGCCCGAGGGCCTGATCCTGAGGCCCCTCTACACCGCCGCCGACGTGGAGGGCCTGCCCACCGACACGCTGCCGGGCCTCCCCCCGTTCATCCGTGGCCCCCGCGCCACCATGTACACGGCGCGGCCCTGGACCATCCGGCAGTACGCGGGCTTCTCCACCGCCGAGGAATCCAACGCCTTCTACCGCCGCAACCTCGCCGCGGGGCAGAAGGGCCTCAGCGTCGCCTTCGACCTCGCCACCCACCGGGGGTACGACTCCGATCACCCCCGCGTGGTGGGCGACGTGGGCAAGGCGGGCGTGGCGATTGACTCCGTCGAGGACATGAAGATCCTCTTCGACGGCATCCCGCTGAACGAGATGTCGGTGTCCATGACGATGAACGGGGCGGTGCTGCCGGTGCTGGCCGCCTTCATCGTGGCGGGCGAGGAACAGGGGGTGCCCCGCGCCGGGCTCTCGGGCACCATCCAGAACGACATCCTCAAAGAGTTCATGGTGCGCAACACCTACATCTACCCGCCCACGCCGTCCATGCGGGTCGTGGCCGACATCATCGCGTACACGGCGCGGGAGATGCCCAAGTTCAACTCCATCTCCATCTCCGGCTATCACCTTCAGGAGGCCGGGGCCAACGCCGCGCTGGAGCTCGCTTACACGCTGGCGGACGGGCTGGAGTACGTGCGGGCCGCACTCGCCAAGGGCCTCAGCGTGGACGAGTTCGCGCCCCGGCTCTCCTTTTTCTTCGCCATCGGCATGAACTTCTACACCGAGGTCGCCAAGCTGCGGGCCGCCCGGCTGCTGTGGTCGGAGATCATGGGGCAGTTCGAGCCGAAAAACCCCATGAGCCGCGCCCTGCGGACCCACTGCCAGACCAGTGGCTGGTCGCTGACCGAGCAGGACCCCTACAACAACGTGGTCCGCACGGCAGTGGAAGCGATGGCGGCGGTCTTCGGCGGCACCCAGAGCCTGCACACCAACGCCTTCGACGAGGCGATCGGCCTCCCCACCGACTTCTCGGCCCGCATCGCGCGGAACACGCAGCTCATCATTCAGGAGGAAACGGGCATTCCGCAGGTCGTGGACCCCTGGGGCGGCTCGTACCTGATGGAGCGCCTGACCCACGACCTCGCCGACAAGGCCCGCGAACTGATGCGCGAGGTCGAGGAACTCGGCGGCATGGCGAAGGCCATCGAGTCGGGCGTGCCCAAGCTGCGCATCGAGGAGTCGGCCGCCCGCAAGCAGGCCCGCATCGACCGGGGCGAGGACGTGATCGTGGGCGTGAACAAGTACCGCCCGACCGTCGAGACGCATGTGGACGTGCTCGACATCGACAACGCCGTGGTCCGCCAGTCGCAGCTCGCCCGGCTGGAGCGCCTGCGGGCGGAGCGCGACGGGGAGGCGGTGCGGGCCGCCCTCGCCGCATTGGAGGACGCCGCCCGCACGGGTGAGGGCAACCTGCTGGCCCTGAGCGTGGAGGCGATGCGTGCCCGCGCCACCGTGGGCGAGGTGTCGGACGCGCTGGAGCGGGTCTGGGGCCGTCACCAGGCGGAGGTCCGCACCCTCTCCGGCGTCTACGCGCAGGGCTACGAGGGTGACGATGGCTTTACGGCCCTGCAAGCCGAGATCGAGACCTTCGCAGAAGCCGAGGGCCGCCGCCCGCGCATCCTGGTCGTCAAGATGGGCCAGGACGGACACGACCGGGGGGCAAAGGTGATCGCCACGGGCTTTGCCGACCTGGGCTTTGACGTGGATGTCGGCCCCCTATTCCAGACGCCGGAGGAAGCGGCGCGGCAAGCCGTCGAGAACGACGTGCATGTCATCGGCGTGAGCAGCCAGGCGGCCGGGCACAAGACGCTGATTCCGCAACTGATCTCGGCGCTGCGTGAGCAGGGCGCCGGGGACATCCTCGTGGTCGCGGGCGGCGTGATTCCGCAGCAGGATTACGCGGAACTGCGGGCGGCGGGAGTCGCGGGCATCTTCGGACCGGGGACGCCGATCCTGCACTCGGCGCGGGAGGTGCTGGGGCTGCTGCGGGAGCGGCAGGAGCAACCCGTCGCGGGAGCCACGCGTACCTGA
- the meaB gene encoding methylmalonyl Co-A mutase-associated GTPase MeaB yields MPEHPLASPLLAGNRRALARAITLTESTRPDHEAEAQALLSELLPHTGRSIRVGLTGVPGVGKSTLIEALGLHLADGGHRVAVLAVDPSSARTGGSIMGDKTRMPRLTVHPHAYIRPSPSRGTLGGVARRTREAILLCEAAGYDVVLVETVGVGQSETQVAAMTDLFVLLTLPNAGDELQGIKRGIMELADLCVVNKADTDKGAATRAQTELTAALKLLTPRGAPWRPRALQASAATGAGIPELWGAVEAYREAVEIAARRREQTGAWFDELLREAAWRAFQAGVDPARLRELRGEVLAGRLTPVQGVAELSAVSLQQSVAPG; encoded by the coding sequence ATGCCTGAGCATCCCCTCGCCTCTCCCCTCCTCGCGGGCAATCGCCGCGCCCTGGCCCGCGCGATCACCCTGACCGAGTCCACCCGGCCCGACCATGAGGCGGAGGCGCAGGCCCTCCTGTCCGAGTTGCTGCCGCATACCGGGCGCTCTATCCGGGTGGGCCTGACCGGGGTGCCGGGGGTGGGCAAGAGCACGCTGATCGAGGCGCTGGGGCTGCACCTCGCGGACGGGGGGCACCGGGTCGCCGTTCTCGCTGTGGACCCCTCCAGTGCCCGCACGGGCGGCTCGATCATGGGCGACAAGACCCGGATGCCCCGGCTGACGGTTCACCCGCACGCTTATATCCGCCCCAGCCCCAGCCGGGGCACCCTGGGGGGCGTCGCGCGGCGCACCCGCGAGGCGATTCTGCTGTGCGAGGCCGCCGGGTACGACGTGGTGCTCGTGGAGACGGTGGGGGTGGGCCAGAGCGAGACGCAGGTCGCCGCGATGACCGACCTTTTCGTGTTGCTGACCCTGCCCAATGCCGGGGACGAGCTTCAGGGCATCAAACGCGGGATCATGGAACTCGCCGACCTGTGCGTGGTGAACAAGGCGGACACTGACAAGGGGGCGGCCACCCGCGCCCAGACCGAGCTGACGGCGGCCCTCAAACTGCTGACCCCGCGCGGTGCCCCCTGGCGCCCCCGTGCCCTGCAAGCGTCGGCGGCGACGGGCGCAGGCATCCCCGAGCTGTGGGGGGCGGTGGAGGCGTACCGGGAGGCCGTGGAGATCGCCGCCAGACGCCGCGAGCAGACGGGCGCGTGGTTCGACGAGCTGCTGCGCGAGGCGGCGTGGCGGGCCTTTCAGGCGGGGGTGGACCCGGCGCGGCTACGTGAGCTGCGGGGGGAGGTGCTGGCGGGCCGATTGACGCCGGTGCAGGGGGTGGCCGAGCTGTCAGCGGTCAGCCTTCAGCAGTCAGTCGCGCCAGGATGA
- a CDS encoding adenylyltransferase/cytidyltransferase family protein, giving the protein MTAGAVYVGRFQPPHAAHLASIQHALAHADHLLVLLGSANLARSVKNPFSAPERARLLRGALREVGADVRRVTFRPLADRFDAELWAADVRREAAGVFGEGVPVSLVGFEKDASTAYLRWFPGWGRLPVPEVPGLNATDLRAAYFTGRPLPDGVPEAVRVFLTWFAGTPAYNRLCMEWEAVEAARAALPPGAHLHEERWWIVEGERVMLHTRRDPIGLGLWELPGRVLPTGQTAVGGHEFAHPARALVAPTTAHVYWGLPPLGFAARPVPLALALRTPRRFHEDHGVILARLTAEG; this is encoded by the coding sequence ATGACCGCCGGGGCCGTCTACGTCGGCCGCTTCCAGCCGCCCCACGCGGCGCACCTGGCGAGCATCCAGCACGCGCTGGCCCACGCTGACCACCTGCTCGTGCTGCTGGGCAGCGCCAACCTCGCCCGCTCGGTGAAAAATCCCTTCAGCGCCCCCGAGCGGGCAAGGCTGCTGCGGGGCGCCTTGCGGGAGGTCGGGGCCGACGTGCGCCGCGTGACTTTCCGCCCCCTGGCCGACCGCTTTGACGCGGAGTTGTGGGCGGCAGACGTGCGCCGGGAGGCGGCGGGGGTGTTCGGGGAAGGCGTCCCCGTCTCGCTCGTCGGCTTTGAAAAGGACGCCAGCACCGCTTACCTGCGCTGGTTTCCGGGCTGGGGCCGCCTGCCCGTGCCGGAGGTCCCCGGCCTGAACGCGACCGACCTGCGGGCGGCCTACTTCACCGGGCGACCGCTGCCGGACGGGGTGCCGGAGGCGGTACGGGTGTTTCTGACCTGGTTTGCGGGGACGCCCGCCTATAACCGCCTATGCATGGAATGGGAGGCGGTGGAAGCTGCCCGCGCTGCCCTGCCCCCCGGTGCCCACCTGCACGAGGAGCGCTGGTGGATTGTTGAGGGAGAGCGCGTCATGCTGCACACCCGCCGCGACCCCATCGGCCTCGGCCTGTGGGAGTTACCGGGGCGGGTGCTGCCCACAGGTCAGACGGCAGTGGGCGGCCACGAGTTCGCCCACCCCGCCCGCGCCCTCGTCGCGCCGACGACGGCCCATGTCTATTGGGGCCTCCCCCCCCTGGGATTCGCCGCCCGTCCGGTGCCCCTTGCCCTTGCCCTGCGGACCCCGCGCCGCTTTCACGAGGACCATGGGGTCATCCTGGCGCGACTGACTGCTGAAGGCTGA
- a CDS encoding nicotinate phosphoribosyltransferase produces MMQGYWHHGLHAQEAVFDLYFRKLPFQGGFAVWAGLEPALEMLEGLRFSDGDLAYLEGLGQFRPAFLEALRGWRFSGRITAFREGSVVFPHEPLLTVHAPLWEAQLVETALLNTLNFQTLVATKAARCVLAAGSSPHGGQVVEFGARRAQGPDGSLSAARAAFVGGAVGTSNVEAGRLYGLPVSGTHAHAWVESFPDELTAFRAYAELYPDSTVLLLDTVDTLQSGLPNALTVARELRERGHELRGVRLDSGDLAYLSCRVRAAFDEAGFPDVKIVASNDLSESVIASIIAEGGRIDTYGVGTQLVTAGGEGGGALGGVFKLAQLDGVPKMKLTGEPRKSSLPGEKAVWRAVEADGSYALDALTLGDAPRPGERVSDPVNPLRFSRLPGGLTWRPAREVVMEGGQRTLGPESLPDLQARARADLARLPAGTRRMLNPHLYRVGLADDVAALRDRVAEELRGHVRP; encoded by the coding sequence ATGATGCAGGGCTACTGGCACCACGGCCTGCACGCGCAGGAGGCGGTCTTCGACCTGTACTTCCGCAAGCTGCCCTTTCAGGGAGGCTTCGCGGTGTGGGCGGGGCTGGAACCCGCGCTGGAGATGCTGGAGGGCCTGCGCTTCTCGGACGGCGACCTCGCCTATCTAGAGGGGCTGGGGCAGTTTCGCCCTGCCTTCCTGGAAGCCCTGCGCGGCTGGCGCTTTTCCGGGCGGATCACGGCGTTCCGGGAGGGCAGCGTGGTCTTCCCACACGAGCCGCTGCTGACCGTGCATGCGCCGCTGTGGGAGGCGCAACTGGTGGAGACGGCGCTGCTGAACACGCTGAACTTTCAGACCCTGGTGGCGACGAAGGCCGCCCGCTGCGTCCTCGCGGCGGGGAGCAGCCCGCACGGCGGGCAGGTGGTGGAGTTCGGCGCTCGGCGGGCGCAGGGACCGGACGGGTCGCTGAGCGCGGCGCGGGCGGCCTTCGTGGGCGGGGCGGTGGGCACCTCCAACGTGGAGGCGGGGCGGCTCTACGGCCTGCCCGTCAGCGGCACGCACGCCCACGCCTGGGTCGAGAGCTTTCCCGACGAGCTGACCGCTTTCCGCGCCTACGCCGAGCTGTACCCCGACAGCACGGTGCTGCTGCTGGACACGGTGGACACCCTCCAGAGCGGCCTGCCCAACGCCCTGACCGTCGCCCGCGAGCTGCGCGAGCGCGGCCATGAATTGCGCGGCGTGCGGCTCGACAGCGGCGACCTCGCCTACCTCTCGTGCCGGGTCCGCGCGGCCTTCGACGAGGCGGGCTTCCCCGACGTGAAGATCGTCGCCAGCAACGACCTCTCCGAATCGGTGATCGCGTCCATCATCGCGGAGGGCGGGCGCATCGACACCTACGGGGTGGGCACCCAGCTCGTCACGGCGGGCGGCGAGGGGGGCGGGGCGCTGGGCGGCGTGTTCAAGCTGGCGCAACTCGACGGCGTGCCCAAGATGAAGCTGACGGGCGAGCCGCGCAAGTCCAGCCTGCCGGGGGAAAAAGCCGTGTGGCGGGCGGTGGAGGCGGACGGGAGCTACGCGCTGGACGCGCTGACGCTGGGCGACGCGCCCCGCCCCGGCGAGCGGGTGAGCGACCCCGTCAATCCGCTGCGCTTCTCGCGGCTGCCCGGCGGCCTGACGTGGCGTCCCGCCCGCGAGGTGGTGATGGAGGGGGGCCAGCGCACCCTTGGTCCCGAGAGCCTGCCCGACCTCCAGGCCCGCGCCCGCGCCGACCTCGCGCGGCTTCCGGCGGGGACCCGGCGCATGCTCAACCCGCACCTCTACCGGGTGGGTCTGGCGGACGACGTGGCCGCCCTGCGCGACCGGGTGGCCGAGGAACTGCGGGGGCACGTGCGGCCATGA
- a CDS encoding MFS transporter yields the protein MTSSARPISLDDAVDRLGLGPFQWRLLAICGLTWAADAMEVLLMGFALPGISAAFGLERGSADATLLLTATFAGMFVGALFWGWLADRVGRRAVFLTTVALGVVFGLAGAFAPSVAWLVVARVLTGFAIGGTLPVDYAMMAEFVPTAWRGRFLVYLESFWAVGTVAVAGLAWSLSTLFEPAVAWRWLLALAALPGLVGLVARLGIPDSPRSLLVRGQEAAARAALTRVARANGTALPDAPLHAPPPASRVTPAALFAGVLRRRTVLLALVWFGLSLGYYGIFTWLPSYLRAGGLELGAVYRTTLLLALAQVPGYLLSAYLVERVGRRGTLAGFLGVSSVAAFLFLLAGTPGTVLGTSALLSFALLGAWGALYAYTPELFPTPLRTTGMGLVSGMARLASLLSPSLGALLLTGQLAWALGLFAACFALAALCAWLIGVETRGRQLSEAAMPENAA from the coding sequence ATGACCTCCTCTGCCCGGCCGATTTCCCTCGACGACGCCGTGGACCGTCTCGGTCTCGGCCCCTTTCAGTGGCGGCTGCTCGCCATCTGCGGGCTGACCTGGGCGGCCGACGCGATGGAGGTGCTCTTGATGGGCTTCGCGCTGCCGGGCATCTCGGCGGCCTTCGGGCTGGAGCGCGGCTCGGCGGACGCGACGCTGCTGCTGACGGCCACCTTCGCGGGGATGTTCGTGGGGGCGCTGTTCTGGGGCTGGTTGGCGGACCGCGTGGGGCGGCGGGCGGTGTTTCTGACGACGGTGGCGCTGGGGGTGGTGTTCGGGCTGGCCGGGGCCTTTGCGCCCTCGGTGGCGTGGCTGGTGGTGGCCCGCGTCCTGACGGGCTTTGCCATCGGCGGCACGCTCCCGGTGGACTACGCGATGATGGCCGAGTTCGTGCCGACCGCGTGGCGGGGACGTTTTCTGGTGTACCTGGAGAGCTTCTGGGCGGTGGGCACGGTCGCGGTCGCGGGGCTGGCGTGGTCCCTCAGCACCCTGTTCGAGCCTGCCGTGGCGTGGCGCTGGCTCCTCGCTCTGGCCGCGCTGCCGGGGCTGGTCGGCCTGGTGGCCCGGCTGGGCATTCCCGACTCGCCGCGCTCGCTGCTCGTGCGGGGGCAGGAGGCGGCGGCGCGGGCGGCGCTCACGCGGGTGGCCCGGGCAAATGGGACCGCGCTGCCCGACGCCCCGCTGCACGCTCCGCCCCCCGCGTCCCGCGTGACCCCGGCGGCCCTCTTCGCGGGGGTGCTGCGGCGGCGCACGGTGCTGCTCGCGCTGGTGTGGTTCGGCCTGAGCCTGGGGTACTACGGCATCTTCACTTGGCTGCCGTCGTACCTGCGGGCGGGGGGGCTGGAGCTGGGCGCGGTGTACCGGACCACGCTGCTCCTCGCGCTCGCGCAGGTGCCGGGCTACCTGCTCTCGGCGTATCTGGTCGAGCGGGTGGGGCGGCGGGGCACGCTCGCGGGCTTCCTGGGGGTGTCGTCGGTGGCCGCCTTCCTCTTCCTGCTGGCGGGCACGCCGGGCACGGTGCTGGGGACCTCGGCGCTGCTGTCCTTCGCGCTGCTGGGGGCGTGGGGGGCGCTGTACGCCTACACGCCGGAGCTGTTCCCGACGCCGCTGCGGACGACTGGGATGGGCCTTGTGAGCGGCATGGCCCGGCTTGCCTCGCTGCTCTCGCCGTCGCTGGGGGCGCTGCTGCTGACCGGGCAACTCGCCTGGGCGCTGGGCCTGTTCGCGGCCTGCTTCGCCCTGGCCGCCCTCTGCGCGTGGCTGATCGGCGTGGAGACGCGCGGGCGGCAACTCTCCGAAGCCGCCATGCCGGAGAATGCGGCGTGA